One Rhododendron vialii isolate Sample 1 chromosome 2a, ASM3025357v1 genomic region harbors:
- the LOC131317306 gene encoding uncharacterized protein LOC131317306, with amino-acid sequence MKALMQSQISFTEQTKQAIGDIRTQLTQLTAVVGQVQQEKRRFPSQPQVNAANTHFVGDSSGPSNLNPRLEEANAIITLRSGKVIDKDLPPKKKSVPPTVPVAAPAVVPDLGSVPEEERKTEPPKVVVPAPAVPMTQTPPVAPYPNRLVAKPKANVNFQILELVKKADIPTKCKDPGCPTIPIVIAGQKFDKALLDLGASVNLLPYSVYLRLGLGDLRAIPVTLQLADRSIRIPKGVVEDVLVQVGEFLFPVDFIVLDTCQIPEEHVDSILYKDPLEIALTAKEASFLDFSEVWSLIEMPALYDACGATWDPVLEPLGASLS; translated from the exons atgaaagctctcatgcagtctcaaatTAGCTTTACTGAGCAAACCAAGCAGGCAATTGGTGAtattaggacccaattgactCAATTGACGGCGGTagttggacaagtccaacaagagaagagaaggtttccttctcaacctcaAGTCAATGCCGCCAATACTCATTttgtgggcgattcttctggcccgAGTAATTTGAACCCCAGGCTGGAAGAGGCTAATGCGATCatcactctcagaagtgggaaggtgatcgacAAGGACTTACCTCCTAAGAAAAAATCGGTGCCACCCACGGTGCCGGTAGCTGCACCAGCAGTCGTCCCAGACTTGGGAAGTGTCCCTGAGGAAGAGAGAAAGACAGAGCCTCCTAAAGTGGTGGTGCCGGCACCTGCAGTCCCCATGACTCAAACGCCACctgttgctccatatccaaatcgcttggtagCGAAACCTAAGGCCAATGTGAACTTTCAGATTCTTGAGTTagtcaagaaa GCCGATATCCCAACCAAGTGCaaagaccctggttgtcccactATCCCTATAGTTATCGCAGGCCAGAAATTTGATAAGGCATTACTGGATTTAGGGGCGAGTGTCAACTTGCTCCCATATTCGGTATACTTAAGGCTTGGCCTAGGCGATCTGAGAGCCATACCGGTCACGctacagttggctgaccggagtATAAGAATCCcgaagggggtggtggaggatgttctaGTTCAggtgggcgagtttctttttccagttgACTTCATTGTCCTAGATACGTGCCAGATACCGGAG GAGCATGTCGATAgtattttgtataaggatcctctggagatagcTTTAACTGCTAAGGAGGCGTCATTCTTAGATTTTTCAGAGGTATGGAGTTTGATAGAGATGCCTGCGTTATACGATGCGTGTGGCGCCACTTGGGacccagttcttgagccgcTGGGTGCCTCATTGTCTTAA